A stretch of the Rhodospirillales bacterium genome encodes the following:
- a CDS encoding c-type cytochrome, translating into MIARITSDTVARLAKAARVLLLGLVIVHGAAAANGPDGAPRSSADAKLAAELTAWPGDFSRPEAYEGHAGGAGTSFHAPTRNAFSHPAQNLAPSQRTRFRVGDAIFRKLWVTAPASTAASDGLGPLFNARSCQRCHRKDGRGRPPLNEDDRGGTLLLALTHPDGADPVYGRQLQTHAVPGIPAEGKISITHRMIPVAGQPDLELRSPQYGALNLSWGPLDPRTGLSPRVAPPMIGLGLLEAIPDADILAHADPDDADDDGISGRPSWVAAEAGGAPVLGRFGWKAAVPTVRMQAAKAFFEDIGIGSGLFPGSAGACTEVQAECRNAPGGDHNDDGIEIPARLFDQVVFYSRNLAVPARRDPDNPDILAGKRIFFDSGCADCHVPKFVTQRTADRPEHSFQLIWPYTDLLLHDMGEELADTGADPLRREWRTPPLWGIGLTETVSGTFRLLHDGRADGLMEAILWHGGEAAASRDRVVQLSEEEQERLLEFLRSL; encoded by the coding sequence TTGATTGCCCGCATTACCTCGGACACCGTCGCGCGCCTGGCAAAGGCGGCAAGGGTACTGCTGCTTGGTCTGGTGATCGTCCATGGTGCAGCCGCGGCCAACGGTCCCGATGGGGCGCCACGGTCCTCCGCAGATGCAAAGCTGGCTGCGGAGCTGACCGCATGGCCCGGGGACTTCTCCAGACCGGAGGCATACGAAGGTCACGCAGGGGGAGCGGGGACAAGTTTCCACGCGCCGACTCGAAATGCGTTCTCGCATCCGGCCCAGAATCTTGCCCCTTCCCAACGCACCCGATTCCGGGTGGGAGACGCGATCTTTCGCAAGCTTTGGGTAACGGCCCCAGCTTCCACGGCGGCGTCAGACGGGTTGGGTCCGCTGTTTAATGCCCGATCCTGTCAGCGATGCCACCGCAAGGACGGTCGCGGTCGGCCGCCACTCAACGAGGACGATCGAGGCGGCACGCTGCTCCTGGCCTTGACGCATCCGGACGGCGCAGATCCGGTGTACGGCAGACAGTTGCAGACCCACGCGGTCCCGGGAATCCCGGCCGAAGGCAAGATCTCGATCACGCACCGAATGATCCCGGTGGCGGGGCAACCGGATCTCGAACTCCGCAGCCCCCAGTACGGTGCACTGAACCTCAGCTGGGGGCCGCTGGATCCACGGACTGGACTGTCTCCACGGGTAGCACCGCCAATGATCGGGCTCGGACTACTGGAGGCGATACCCGACGCAGATATCCTGGCCCATGCGGACCCTGACGACGCTGATGATGACGGGATTTCTGGCCGGCCGTCCTGGGTGGCTGCGGAGGCCGGCGGCGCCCCTGTGCTCGGCCGGTTTGGTTGGAAGGCTGCTGTTCCCACCGTCCGCATGCAGGCAGCGAAAGCCTTCTTCGAGGACATCGGCATCGGCAGCGGGCTGTTTCCGGGGTCCGCCGGCGCCTGCACGGAGGTGCAAGCCGAATGCCGGAATGCGCCCGGTGGAGACCACAATGACGACGGGATCGAGATACCGGCACGGTTGTTCGACCAAGTCGTGTTTTACTCGCGGAACTTGGCGGTGCCGGCCAGACGGGATCCCGACAATCCGGACATCCTGGCCGGAAAGCGGATCTTTTTTGACAGTGGCTGCGCCGACTGCCACGTGCCGAAGTTCGTAACCCAACGAACCGCGGACCGACCCGAACACAGCTTCCAGTTGATCTGGCCCTATACGGACCTGCTGCTGCATGACATGGGCGAGGAACTTGCCGACACCGGAGCTGACCCGCTGCGTCGCGAATGGCGAACGCCGCCCCTCTGGGGCATTGGTCTGACCGAGACCGTGAGCGGCACGTTCAGGTTGCTGCACGATGGTCGGGCCGACGGGCTCATGGAGGCCATCCTTTGGCACGGAGGAGAGGCCGCCGCGTCGCGAGACCGCGTGGTGCAGTTGTCAGAGGAGGAACAGGAGCGCCTGCTGGAGTTCCTACGCTCACTCTAG
- a CDS encoding FMN-binding negative transcriptional regulator, which translates to MFRREPRTHLLAFAKERGFGAFTIVGSEGVIAAHAPFVVQEERVAAHLVRGNPVVRALQGGPLSALLIVAGPDGYISPDWYGTDGRVPTWNYVAVHLRGTLRQVAQSKIRAHLDQLSANFEERLAPKPPWTTDQVDTAVLADLTQQIVPVAMTIVSVEGTFKLNQNRTPRERAGATSALDGGATPGLDTRALAALMRARAEAGDP; encoded by the coding sequence ATGTTTCGACGGGAGCCGCGCACACACTTGCTGGCATTCGCCAAAGAGCGCGGCTTCGGCGCGTTCACGATCGTGGGCTCGGAAGGAGTGATTGCCGCTCATGCCCCCTTTGTGGTGCAGGAGGAGCGAGTTGCCGCCCATTTGGTCAGAGGCAACCCGGTGGTTCGCGCCCTGCAGGGTGGCCCACTTTCAGCGCTGCTGATCGTTGCGGGTCCGGACGGGTACATATCGCCGGACTGGTACGGTACCGACGGGCGGGTACCTACCTGGAACTACGTTGCCGTCCACCTTCGAGGGACGTTGCGGCAGGTTGCACAATCTAAAATTCGCGCGCATCTTGACCAGCTTTCCGCCAATTTCGAGGAACGGCTGGCGCCAAAGCCCCCTTGGACGACGGACCAGGTTGACACGGCAGTGCTGGCCGATCTGACGCAGCAGATTGTTCCGGTGGCGATGACGATCGTATCGGTTGAGGGCACGTTCAAGCTCAACCAGAATCGCACGCCCCGGGAACGTGCAGGCGCCACGTCAGCACTCGATGGGGGAGCTACGCCGGGCCTGGACACCCGTGCTCTGGCAGCACTCATGCGGGCTCGCGCGGAAGCTGGCGATCCGTAG
- a CDS encoding PIN domain-containing protein has protein sequence MLVFDTNVLIYAVDEDSPYHDPCRQRVLQARNDPSPAYLTWSIGYEFLRVTTHPRASASPWKPVQSWNFLSALLETPGFDLLVATSRHGAVLAQVMKELPDVSGNLFHHLRTAVLMRENGVSRICTRDTDFHRFPFLSVVDPLR, from the coding sequence GTGTTGGTCTTTGACACCAATGTCCTGATCTACGCAGTCGATGAGGATTCCCCTTATCACGACCCATGCCGACAGCGGGTCCTGCAGGCCCGCAATGATCCATCGCCAGCGTATCTAACCTGGAGCATCGGTTACGAGTTTCTACGGGTCACCACCCATCCACGTGCGTCCGCCTCTCCGTGGAAGCCGGTACAGTCCTGGAATTTTCTCTCGGCGTTGCTCGAAACTCCTGGATTTGACTTGCTCGTAGCGACGTCTCGCCATGGGGCGGTATTGGCACAGGTCATGAAGGAGTTGCCCGACGTGAGCGGGAACTTGTTCCACCACCTGCGCACCGCGGTCCTGATGCGTGAGAATGGCGTAAGCCGGATCTGCACCCGCGATACCGACTTTCATCGGTTCCCGTTTCTCAGTGTGGTCGATCCCTTGCGATAG
- a CDS encoding ABC transporter substrate-binding protein yields the protein MMLRLIQALALTLVSTSAGVALVSAQAEASECGSVTIADMNWNSATFIANLDRFILEHAYGCSAELVAGDTMPTGTSMVEKGEPDVAPELWSNSFRAAIDTGVAEGRLVLAGKVFSDSGEEGFWVPGYMVTERPELATIQGVIEHADLFKNPEDPSMSLLMGCPSGWNCQISAENLFRALNLEEAGFELGDPGSGAGLAGSLAKAYERGEPWFGYYWAPTALLGKYQMVKVDFGSGADVEEFRSCTTQPDCPDPKPTMYPPSPVHTLVTADLAERSPSAIAYLSQRAFSNSFLNALLAWMEENQADGETAMVHFLTNNEDMWRPWVPDDALPRVKAALAEL from the coding sequence ATGATGTTGAGATTAATTCAGGCACTCGCACTCACCCTGGTCTCGACATCGGCGGGCGTGGCGCTGGTGTCGGCTCAAGCCGAAGCGTCCGAGTGCGGCAGTGTCACGATCGCCGACATGAACTGGAACTCCGCAACGTTCATTGCCAACCTCGATCGATTCATCCTCGAACACGCCTATGGCTGCAGCGCCGAGCTTGTCGCGGGCGACACGATGCCGACCGGGACATCAATGGTGGAGAAGGGCGAGCCGGATGTCGCGCCTGAGCTTTGGAGTAACTCGTTTAGGGCGGCGATCGACACCGGAGTGGCCGAGGGCCGGTTGGTCTTGGCTGGAAAGGTGTTCTCCGACAGTGGTGAAGAAGGATTCTGGGTTCCGGGCTACATGGTCACCGAGCGTCCAGAACTTGCGACCATACAGGGCGTGATTGAACACGCGGACCTGTTCAAGAACCCGGAAGACCCCAGCATGTCGCTCCTAATGGGGTGTCCGTCAGGCTGGAACTGCCAGATTTCTGCAGAGAATCTGTTTCGGGCACTGAACCTCGAGGAGGCAGGGTTCGAACTTGGAGATCCTGGTTCCGGAGCGGGATTGGCCGGGTCATTGGCGAAAGCCTACGAACGCGGGGAGCCGTGGTTCGGTTACTACTGGGCACCGACCGCGCTGCTCGGCAAGTATCAGATGGTCAAGGTTGATTTCGGCTCCGGCGCAGACGTCGAGGAGTTCCGCAGCTGCACCACCCAGCCGGACTGCCCGGACCCGAAGCCGACCATGTATCCGCCGTCTCCAGTGCACACTCTCGTTACGGCCGACCTTGCCGAACGATCGCCCAGCGCCATTGCCTATCTTTCTCAGCGGGCGTTTAGCAACAGTTTTCTGAACGCGTTGCTTGCCTGGATGGAGGAAAACCAGGCCGATGGTGAGACCGCCATGGTGCATTTCCTGACCAACAACGAAGATATGTGGCGTCCTTGGGTGCCAGACGACGCCTTGCCGCGAGTAAAGGCCGCGCTCGCCGAGCTCTAG
- a CDS encoding proline/glycine betaine ABC transporter permease: protein MASKAWWIEFPQMERESLVALRKTLDGAYREFSRSYGELIETFFEPLLKFLVWFERILLNAPWWVVLLAVCAFAFLASRSWKIVAGTIVAFLLIGYFGMWEDTMSTMSMIAVCTLLSIVLGVPIGILMARSDRTQAVVTPLLDVMQTMPAFVYLIPVVMLLGIGKVPGLIAVVIYAVPPVIRLTNLGIRLVDREVLEASDAFGASGWQRLVGVQIPLAFPTIMAGVNQTIMMALAMVVIASMIGVQGLGQPVLRSITNQYFTLGLLNGLAIVALAIIFDRVSQAYGKRLQLQYKQPHHA, encoded by the coding sequence ATGGCTAGCAAAGCATGGTGGATCGAGTTTCCACAGATGGAGCGCGAGTCCCTGGTAGCACTTCGCAAGACGCTCGACGGTGCCTATCGAGAATTCTCGCGGTCCTATGGCGAATTGATCGAAACCTTCTTCGAGCCGCTTCTCAAGTTCCTTGTCTGGTTCGAGAGGATTCTGCTCAATGCTCCGTGGTGGGTGGTTCTGCTTGCGGTTTGTGCGTTCGCCTTCCTTGCGAGCCGTTCATGGAAAATCGTCGCCGGAACAATCGTCGCGTTTCTGCTGATCGGTTATTTCGGCATGTGGGAAGACACGATGAGCACCATGAGCATGATCGCCGTGTGCACGCTGCTGTCGATCGTGCTCGGGGTTCCGATTGGCATACTGATGGCCAGGTCGGATCGTACTCAGGCCGTGGTAACCCCGCTGCTTGATGTGATGCAAACGATGCCAGCGTTTGTGTATCTCATTCCGGTCGTGATGCTGCTCGGTATCGGCAAGGTACCAGGTCTGATTGCCGTTGTGATCTATGCCGTTCCCCCGGTGATCCGTCTTACCAATCTCGGTATTCGTTTGGTGGACCGCGAGGTACTGGAGGCCTCCGACGCGTTCGGGGCAAGCGGCTGGCAGCGGTTGGTCGGAGTCCAGATTCCCCTGGCATTCCCGACCATCATGGCGGGGGTAAATCAAACGATCATGATGGCCCTGGCGATGGTCGTAATCGCGTCGATGATTGGTGTTCAGGGCCTGGGACAGCCTGTCCTTCGATCGATTACCAACCAGTACTTTACGTTGGGGCTGCTCAACGGTCTCGCTATCGTAGCCTTGGCAATCATCTTCGACAGGGTTTCGCAAGCCTATGGCAAGAGGCTTCAATTGCAGTACAAGCAACCCCATCATGCCTGA
- a CDS encoding glycine betaine/L-proline ABC transporter ATP-binding protein, producing the protein MPEPMVLIRGLYKIFGPRAKKVLPMVLDGMGKQELLDSHGCVLGLRDINLSVPRHFIQVVMGLSGSGKSTLLRHINRLIAPTAGEIVVDGLDVSTMDEPTLREFRRHRASMVFQRFALLPHRTVRDNIGFGLRIQGLESAEVERRASRWIERVGLEDFADRYPGELSGGMQQRVGLGRALATDPDILLMDEAFSALDPLIRYDMQNMLIDLQKELKKTIVFITHDLEEALRIGDNITILRDGGVVQQGTAQEIVLKPADDYVADFVKDVNRGKVIRVESIMKPATECADTPAIPVGTRLERAALALSEATSERGTVTGRDGKALGSISQLDLLSAMVRRKQPAN; encoded by the coding sequence ATGCCTGAGCCCATGGTTCTCATCCGAGGTCTCTACAAGATCTTCGGACCTCGCGCAAAGAAGGTGCTGCCGATGGTGCTTGACGGCATGGGTAAGCAAGAACTTCTTGACAGTCACGGTTGCGTATTGGGCCTGCGCGATATCAATTTGTCAGTGCCGCGACATTTCATTCAAGTCGTCATGGGACTTTCAGGTTCCGGAAAATCGACCCTGCTTCGGCACATCAACCGGCTGATTGCGCCGACCGCCGGGGAAATCGTCGTGGATGGTCTTGATGTGTCGACCATGGACGAGCCGACGCTGCGCGAGTTTCGGCGACACCGTGCGTCAATGGTGTTCCAGCGTTTCGCACTCCTGCCTCACCGCACCGTCCGCGATAACATTGGTTTCGGCCTGAGGATTCAGGGGCTGGAAAGCGCGGAAGTCGAACGGCGCGCGTCCCGCTGGATCGAACGTGTCGGTCTTGAAGACTTCGCTGATCGCTATCCCGGAGAACTCTCCGGCGGCATGCAGCAGCGGGTTGGCTTGGGCCGGGCGTTGGCAACGGATCCCGATATCCTGCTGATGGACGAAGCATTTAGCGCTCTCGATCCGCTGATCCGATACGACATGCAGAACATGCTCATCGACCTGCAGAAAGAGCTCAAGAAAACAATCGTCTTTATCACGCATGATCTTGAGGAGGCGTTGCGCATCGGCGACAACATCACGATTTTGCGCGACGGAGGGGTTGTGCAACAGGGCACCGCGCAGGAAATCGTGCTCAAGCCCGCAGACGACTATGTCGCGGATTTCGTCAAGGACGTCAATCGGGGCAAGGTCATCAGGGTGGAGAGCATCATGAAACCGGCGACCGAATGCGCCGACACCCCCGCAATTCCGGTTGGGACACGGCTCGAACGCGCTGCGCTCGCGCTATCGGAGGCGACGTCGGAAAGAGGAACGGTCACGGGTCGGGATGGGAAGGCCCTCGGGAGCATTTCACAGCTGGACCTACTGAGCGCGATGGTGCGGCGAAAGCAGCCAGCCAACTAG
- a CDS encoding PhzF family phenazine biosynthesis protein has translation MRLPIYQLDAFTDRAFGGNPAAVCLLNEWLDDATLQAIALENNLSETAFLVAGDNGDYELRWFTPTLEVDLCGHATLASGWLILHRLAPDREEVGFATRSGRLTVRRSDSGLRMDFPADPPASIRVPDGLEAVLGATPEAVLMGRYCMAVLGTEAEVRAMAPDLDGIGKLTAGHLIVTAKGAQVDFVSRFFAPGSGIAEDPVTGSAHCILAPYWAKQLGKRSLTARQVSARGGELRCTLDGDRVGLIGSCTFYMEGWIEIPDGGCPSPRLADD, from the coding sequence ATGCGACTACCGATCTATCAGTTGGATGCCTTCACCGACCGGGCGTTCGGCGGCAATCCTGCCGCCGTGTGCCTGCTGAACGAATGGCTGGACGATGCCACTCTGCAGGCAATAGCGCTCGAGAACAATTTGTCCGAGACCGCATTCCTGGTCGCCGGTGACAACGGAGACTACGAGCTTCGCTGGTTCACGCCGACGCTGGAGGTCGACCTCTGCGGGCACGCCACGCTCGCGTCCGGCTGGCTGATCCTTCATCGGTTGGCGCCCGATCGGGAAGAGGTCGGATTCGCGACACGCTCAGGGCGCCTGACCGTCCGACGCAGTGACAGCGGCCTCCGCATGGATTTCCCGGCAGACCCGCCAGCCTCCATTCGCGTACCGGACGGTCTGGAAGCGGTGCTCGGCGCCACGCCCGAGGCGGTACTGATGGGACGTTATTGCATGGCAGTCTTGGGTACCGAGGCGGAAGTTCGCGCCATGGCGCCCGATCTGGACGGGATTGGGAAGTTGACCGCGGGCCACCTGATCGTGACGGCCAAAGGCGCGCAAGTGGATTTTGTTTCCCGCTTCTTTGCCCCCGGTTCCGGCATTGCAGAAGACCCGGTAACCGGCAGTGCTCATTGCATCCTCGCTCCCTATTGGGCGAAGCAACTAGGGAAGCGGAGCCTGACAGCTCGCCAGGTGTCAGCCCGAGGCGGTGAACTCCGCTGCACGCTGGATGGCGATCGTGTCGGCCTCATAGGCAGCTGCACCTTCTACATGGAGGGATGGATCGAGATTCCGGATGGGGGTTGTCCGAGCCCACGGCTTGCCGACGATTGA
- a CDS encoding phytanoyl-CoA dioxygenase family protein, with protein MLTPAQIDTYREKGYLVIEDVIPASTIDRLKALTQEFVDNAAGVPGHDDVYDVADGHTPEAPLVRRIKLPHKAHPEFRQFAADPVLTDIMADLLGSDVRLHGGKINLKPGKAEDAVEWHQDWAFYPHTNDDLLAVGVMLDDMNLENGPILMLPETHRGPVYNHHAGGKFSGAIDLDTCDLDFSKVETVTGRAGSISVHHVRLVHGSSANRSGKPRRLLLWEYAAADAWPLMGAGDLEEFNERVVRGSPTLTPRLEDVPVRIPLPPALHPGSIFENQRAAAHRFFDEADTRQAAYS; from the coding sequence ATGCTCACGCCTGCCCAAATCGATACCTATCGGGAGAAGGGTTATCTCGTCATCGAGGACGTCATTCCCGCCTCCACGATCGACAGGCTCAAAGCGCTGACCCAGGAATTCGTCGACAATGCGGCGGGCGTGCCGGGGCACGATGACGTGTACGACGTCGCCGACGGTCACACTCCTGAGGCTCCGCTGGTTCGACGGATCAAGCTCCCCCACAAGGCCCACCCCGAATTCCGCCAGTTCGCCGCCGATCCCGTCCTCACCGACATCATGGCGGACCTGCTGGGAAGTGACGTCCGTCTGCATGGCGGCAAGATCAATCTCAAGCCGGGCAAGGCCGAAGATGCCGTGGAATGGCACCAGGACTGGGCCTTCTACCCGCACACCAATGACGATCTCCTCGCAGTCGGCGTGATGCTGGACGACATGAACCTTGAGAACGGCCCGATCTTGATGCTTCCCGAGACTCACCGGGGGCCCGTGTACAACCACCACGCCGGAGGCAAGTTCTCCGGCGCGATTGATCTTGACACCTGTGACCTGGATTTCAGCAAGGTGGAGACCGTAACCGGCCGGGCTGGGTCAATCAGCGTACATCACGTCCGGCTCGTGCACGGTTCCAGCGCCAACCGTTCCGGCAAGCCGCGGCGACTGCTGCTGTGGGAGTACGCTGCTGCGGACGCGTGGCCGCTGATGGGAGCGGGTGATCTCGAGGAGTTCAACGAGCGGGTAGTACGCGGCAGCCCGACACTCACGCCACGCTTGGAGGACGTCCCGGTACGCATCCCCCTGCCGCCCGCCCTGCATCCGGGGTCCATCTTCGAAAACCAGCGAGCTGCAGCCCACCGGTTCTTCGATGAGGCAGATACCCGGCAGGCAGCCTACTCGTAG
- the dapA gene encoding 4-hydroxy-tetrahydrodipicolinate synthase, producing MFQGSLCALITPFRDGEVDEAAIREIVDWHVAEGTTGLVPCGTTGESPVLSHEEHDRVVSLTIECAAGRIPVMAGTGSNSTREAIRLTQHARAAGADAALLVMPYYNKPTQEGMYGHFRAVHDATDLPLYIYNIPGRCVVDMSIDTMVRLAELPRIVGVKDASNDPVRPHQLRAALADREFNQLSGEDASQLAFLACGGHGTISVTANVAPRECAAMHQAWQAGNAAKALALHERLMPLHEALFVETSPGPVKFATSLLGRCSSEIRLPLVEPGPSTQQAVRAAMASLDLLADGAG from the coding sequence ATGTTTCAGGGTTCCCTCTGTGCGTTGATCACCCCGTTTCGCGACGGCGAAGTGGATGAGGCCGCGATCCGGGAGATCGTGGACTGGCACGTAGCCGAGGGCACGACCGGCCTCGTGCCGTGCGGCACAACCGGCGAATCGCCGGTCCTGTCACACGAAGAGCATGATCGGGTTGTCAGCCTGACGATCGAGTGCGCTGCCGGCCGAATCCCGGTGATGGCCGGGACGGGCTCGAACTCGACCAGGGAGGCCATCCGCCTCACGCAACACGCGCGGGCCGCCGGCGCCGACGCGGCCCTGCTGGTCATGCCGTACTACAACAAACCGACACAGGAAGGGATGTACGGCCATTTCCGGGCGGTGCACGACGCCACCGATCTGCCTCTGTACATCTACAACATCCCGGGTCGGTGCGTGGTCGATATGTCGATCGACACGATGGTCCGACTGGCTGAGCTTCCCCGGATCGTCGGGGTCAAGGATGCGAGCAACGATCCCGTTCGGCCGCATCAGCTGCGTGCCGCGCTGGCGGATCGCGAATTCAACCAGTTGTCGGGCGAAGACGCATCTCAGCTTGCCTTCCTCGCATGCGGAGGCCATGGAACGATTTCTGTCACCGCGAACGTCGCACCTCGCGAATGCGCGGCCATGCATCAGGCATGGCAGGCCGGCAATGCCGCGAAGGCGCTGGCACTGCACGAACGCCTGATGCCTCTGCACGAGGCGTTGTTCGTGGAGACCAGTCCGGGGCCCGTGAAGTTTGCAACTTCCCTGCTCGGCAGATGCAGTTCGGAGATTCGATTACCGCTGGTGGAGCCGGGACCATCGACACAGCAGGCAGTGCGGGCCGCCATGGCCAGTCTCGATCTCCTCGCAGACGGGGCCGGGTGA
- the smpB gene encoding SsrA-binding protein SmpB — protein MRHPVAVNRRARHDYELGEKYEAGLVLQGSEVKSLRAGGASLREAYAEPKDGELWLVNVHIAPWRSAAKGHQHEPKRPRKLLLHRRQIDRITVAINEQGMTVALLSIYFNETGTAKAEIALARGRKSRDRRYDIGKREWQRERARVMRERG, from the coding sequence GTGAGGCACCCGGTCGCGGTCAATCGCCGCGCCCGCCACGATTACGAGCTGGGAGAGAAGTACGAGGCCGGTCTCGTGCTTCAGGGCAGCGAGGTCAAGTCGCTTCGTGCCGGTGGCGCAAGCCTTCGCGAAGCGTACGCGGAGCCCAAGGACGGGGAACTCTGGCTGGTCAATGTCCACATCGCGCCTTGGCGGTCGGCGGCAAAAGGGCACCAACACGAACCGAAGCGCCCGCGCAAGCTCCTGCTGCACCGACGGCAGATCGATCGGATCACGGTGGCCATCAACGAGCAAGGCATGACGGTCGCCCTGCTGTCGATCTACTTCAACGAGACCGGTACCGCCAAGGCCGAGATCGCGCTTGCACGGGGGCGCAAGAGTCGGGATCGCCGGTATGACATTGGCAAGCGGGAATGGCAGCGTGAGCGGGCGCGCGTGATGCGGGAACGAGGCTGA
- the folK gene encoding 2-amino-4-hydroxy-6-hydroxymethyldihydropteridine diphosphokinase, which yields MKRRPGPFGRSGSRARRRLPATADALHHSPPGARTRPRGLQVPLSDAVLIAIGANLRAPGFGPLTSRPALVSLRLARAGLRPERLSRLYCARPWPVGLGPAYVNAVALVRSRLAPPVILGRLLKIERAFGRRRRRRNDPRTLDLDLLAAGTTVTGEACAPVLPHPRLHDRAFVLRPLLDVCPRWRHPVHASPLSVLLARVSRPGDTWPWKRSSRRRKGALRLKTR from the coding sequence GTGAAACGGCGGCCGGGCCCATTCGGAAGATCAGGGAGTCGGGCAAGGCGCCGGTTGCCGGCGACAGCCGATGCCCTGCATCACTCACCACCCGGCGCGCGCACCCGGCCTCGGGGCCTGCAGGTTCCGCTGTCCGATGCGGTCCTGATCGCCATCGGGGCCAATCTTCGGGCCCCGGGCTTCGGCCCGCTCACGTCCCGACCGGCGCTCGTGTCGCTTCGTCTGGCGCGCGCCGGTTTGCGTCCAGAACGACTTTCCCGGTTGTACTGCGCGCGTCCCTGGCCAGTCGGACTGGGCCCGGCGTATGTCAATGCGGTCGCGCTGGTTCGGTCCCGACTGGCACCGCCTGTCATTCTCGGACGCCTGCTCAAGATCGAGCGCGCGTTCGGCCGTCGGCGACGTCGTCGGAACGACCCACGTACACTAGACCTCGACCTGTTGGCTGCTGGCACGACCGTGACGGGAGAAGCCTGCGCCCCGGTCCTTCCTCACCCGAGGCTGCACGACCGAGCGTTCGTGTTGCGGCCGCTACTTGATGTGTGCCCGCGTTGGCGCCATCCCGTGCACGCGTCCCCGCTGTCGGTACTGCTGGCAAGAGTATCGCGACCAGGGGATACGTGGCCCTGGAAGCGGTCCAGCCGGCGACGAAAAGGGGCATTACGGTTGAAAACGCGCTAG
- the rpoZ gene encoding DNA-directed RNA polymerase subunit omega, with the protein MARVTVEDCIPVVNNRFELVLYAAERSRAIARGSEITVQKDDDKDSVVALREIAEGNLDLEALQEGIVRSLQNHFERDEADEDPIEAYARSLGLDQVPVVPDADMLSSSEVEAASVPDAEQAGMHVADSAAELNSGDDEDTDMEGDLDDREEPDMALGLEAEPGDAGFDEAGED; encoded by the coding sequence GTGGCGCGCGTAACGGTCGAAGACTGCATTCCTGTCGTCAACAATCGCTTCGAGTTGGTGCTCTACGCGGCGGAGCGGTCACGCGCGATCGCCCGAGGATCCGAGATTACGGTGCAGAAGGACGACGACAAGGATTCGGTGGTCGCGCTCCGGGAAATCGCGGAGGGCAACCTCGACCTCGAGGCGCTACAGGAAGGGATCGTGCGATCGCTTCAGAATCACTTCGAGCGGGACGAGGCTGACGAGGATCCCATCGAGGCATACGCTCGCTCGCTGGGGCTGGACCAGGTTCCTGTCGTTCCGGATGCAGACATGCTGTCCTCAAGCGAGGTTGAGGCCGCCAGTGTCCCGGACGCGGAGCAGGCCGGCATGCATGTTGCGGATTCGGCTGCGGAGCTGAACTCCGGAGACGACGAGGACACCGACATGGAAGGCGACCTCGATGATCGGGAGGAGCCGGACATGGCGCTGGGTCTCGAGGCCGAACCCGGCGACGCGGGCTTTGACGAGGCTGGCGAGGATTAG